A stretch of Henckelia pumila isolate YLH828 chromosome 4, ASM3356847v2, whole genome shotgun sequence DNA encodes these proteins:
- the LOC140861344 gene encoding transmembrane 9 superfamily member 1-like, translating into MLSAVRSSMSTLAAAVVLILLSPVLASESDHKYQPDEPVTLWVNKVGPYNNPQETYNYYSLPFCRPPGNAAHKWGGLGEVLGGNELIDSLTEIKFQKHVDKATICEIELDESKAKEFKDAIENNYWFEFFMDDLPLWGYVGELHSERKGDSKPMLYTHKSFSVKYNKDQIIEVNVTQRNPKPLEVGITLDMTYSVKWIPTNISFARRFDVYLDYPFFEHQIHWFSIFNSFMMVIFLTGLVSMILMRTLRNDYAKYAREDDDLETLERDVSEESGWKLVHGDVFRTPRCLALLCALVGTGAQLALLVLLVILFAIVGMLYIGRGAIVTTFIVCYAFTSFISGYVSGGMYSRHGGKNWIKSMILTAALFPFMCFGIGFILNTIAILYGSLAAIPFGTMVVVFVIWAFISFPLALLGTVIGRNWSGAPNNPCRVKTIPRPIPQKKWYLTPSVVSMMGGLLPFGSIFIEMYFVFTSFWNYKVYYVYGFMLLVFLILVIVTACVTIVGTYFLLNAENYHWKWTSFFSAASTAIYVYLYSIYYYSMKTKMSGFFQTSFYFGYTLMFCLGLGILCGAVGFLGSNLFVRRIYQNIKCD; encoded by the exons ATGCTCTCTGCAGTTCGATCGTCGATGTCTACTCTAGCCGCCGCCGTCGTCCTCATACTCCTATCGCCGGTTCTCGCCTCCGAGTCTGATCACAAG TATCAACCTGATGAGCCTGTAACCCTTTGGGTAAATAAAGTAGGGCCATACAATAATCCACAAGAGACGTATAATTATTACAGCCTTCCATTTTGTCGTCCACCCGGCAATGCTGCTCACAAATGGGGTGGGCTTGGCGAGGTATTGGGCGGAAATGAGCTTATTGATAGTTTGACTGAGATAAAATTTCAAA AGCATGTGGACAAGGCTACCATTTGTGAGATTGAGCTTGATGAATCAAAAGCGAAAGAATTCAAGGATGCCATTGAAAATAACTACTGGTTTGAGTTCTTCATGG ATGATCTGCCTTTATGGG GATATGTTGGTGAATTGCATTCTGAAAGAAAAGGTGATAGCAAGCCCATGCTCTATACACATAAGAGCTTCAGTGTGAAGTACAACAAAGATCAA ATCATTGAAGTCAATGTCACTCAACGTAATCCAAAGCCATTGGAAGTTGGAATAACATTGGATATGACCTATTCAGTAAAATGGATACCAACAAATATCTCATTTGCACGTCGTTTTGATGTCTACCTGGACTATCCATTTTTTGAACATCAG ATACATTGGTTCTCCATTTTTAATTCTTTTATGATGGTTATATTCCTCACTGGTCTGGTATCAATGATATTGATGCGAACTCTGCGAAATGATTATGCTAAATATGCTCGCGAGGATGACGATCTAGAAACCCTG GAAAGAGATGTCAGTGAAGAATCTGGTTGGAAACTTGTTCATGGAGACGTGTTTCGAACTCCCCGCTGTCTAGCTTTATTGTGTGCTCTTGTTGGTACTGGTGCACAACTAGCATTGCTGGTTCTACTTGTCATCTTATTTGCCATTGTAGGAATGCTGTATATTGG GAGAGGAGCAATTGTCACGACTTTTATAGTTTGTTATGCTTTTACGTCATTCATTTCAGGCTATGTCAGTGGTGGAATGTACTCACGCCATGGTG GCAAAAACTGGATAAAATCCATGATTCTTACAGCTGCACTCTTTCCTTTCATGTGCTTTGGGATTGGTTTCATTTTGAACACTATCGCAATACTTTATGGGTCCCTAGCAGCTATTCCCTTTGGCACAATGGTGGTTGTCTTTGTCATATGGGCTTTTATTTCTTTCCCATTGGCACTTTTGGGTACAGTTATTGGAAGAAACTGGAGTGGTGCTCCAAACAATCCATGTCGTGTGAAGACCATTCCGCGACCAATTCCACAGAAAAAGTGGTATTTGACACCTTCTGTAGTATCTATGATGGGAGGATTGCTTCCCTTTGGCAGCATATTCATTGAGATGTATTTTGTTTTCACTTCCTTTTGGAATTACAAG GTGTACTACGTATATGGTTTTATGCTGCTTGTTTTCCTGATTCTTGTAATTGTGACTGCCTGTGTGACCATCGTGGGGACATATTTCCTGCTAAATGCTGAGAATTATCATTGGAAGTGGACTTCTTTCTTTTCTGCGGCCTCAACAGCAATCTATGTGTATTTGTACTCTATATATTACTACTCCATGAAGACGAAAATGTCAGGGTTCTTCCAGACCAGCTTCTACTTCGGTTACACTTTGATGTTTTGCCTTGGATTGGGAATTCTTTGCG GGGCAGTTGGATTCTTGGGCTCAAATTTGTTTGTAAGGAGGATTTACCAAAACATCAAATGTGATTAG